A genome region from Ignavibacteriales bacterium includes the following:
- a CDS encoding DUF4258 domain-containing protein → MQYKLSLHAQKVEEERKIPLEWIENALNYPDFIEADIKDVNIEHRFYKIVKYDNRILRVICKKNTEPKEIITAFLDRRMKGKNI, encoded by the coding sequence TTCATTACATGCTCAAAAAGTTGAAGAAGAACGAAAGATACCACTTGAATGGATTGAAAATGCTTTAAATTATCCTGATTTTATTGAGGCCGATATAAAAGATGTAAATATTGAACATAGATTTTACAAAATCGTTAAGTATGATAATAGAATATTGCGGGTAATATGTAAAAAAAATACTGAACCAAAAGAAATTATAACTGCATTTTTGGATAGAAGAATGAAAGGGAAAAATATATGA